From the Brachyspira suanatina genome, the window CAGATATGTGATGTATATTCAAGCGATAAAAATATCACTAAGAAAATTAATGTTATGATTAATTGCTGCAGTAGCATATACAATAATAAAGAAATTGAAAAAAAGTATAATCAATTACAAAAAAATTATGGAATTAATATTATAGAAGTATAATTAATATATTAAAGTTATAAAAATAGGTATGGATATTTTATCTATACCTATTTTAAATTATATATAATTATTATAAATCTGTATTCCAGTTAGCAGACTGTATCATGATATCAATATCATTAAATGCTTTTGATAATTTGTCAAATTCATTTTGTATATCTTTTACATTAACTAATACTTTCATTTTTACTTCATTTTTTGCTGTTCTAAAATCTTTACTGTTTACCTCTTTCAAAATGCTTTTATAAATATCTATTTCCCTGCTTAATTTATCTCTTATATTAATAGCTTCTGATATTGATATACCTATCTCTAATCTTGTAGTATTCTCTTTATTGCTTATTTTCATCATCAAGTCGGACAATTCATTATTTGTTTCTATATATTCTTTAATCAAATCATTGGGGTCTTCATTATTTTCATTATCTTCTTTTATGGCAACATTATTTTTAACTCTTTTCTTTAAATTATCTATTTTTTTGATATATTCCTCTTTTTTTAGCAATGCTTCTCCTAGTTTCATAAATATCTCCTATAATTATTTTGACATAAATTAATTTTGTAGTATTATATATCTATAAGGACAAAATATGAACATATTACTAAAAATTATAATAATATTTTCTGCATTTTTTATAACCAGCTGTCTTAATTTTAATACAGGTTCAGTATCATTTAATAATAATGGTATAGATGATAAATATTATGGTACTTATGAAGGATCAATAACTGTAAGAGAGAATAATAATTTGAGTTCTCAGGCATTTGCTAGTGTGGTAATAGGAAGCGGAAGTGCTATAACTATAAGAATGAATGGAAGTCTTATAAACTTTTATAATACTGCTTACAAAGAGAATATAATAAGAATTTCTGATAATGTATATAAAGTTTCTATTAATTCATCTGGATATAAATATGATTTTACTTTATCTTTCAACAATAGTTATATGAATCTTTCTTTTTATGCAAATAATAACACTTTAGGTGAAGGTAATTTAACAAAGATAAGATAAGTATAGAAAACTATTTTAGAGTTCCCGCCCTTTATGTTTTATAATTTATTTTTTAAATTTCAATCTGCATTATTTTATTATTTATTTTGAAATGTTAACGCCCGCCCAAGCTTTAATTAGATTTAAAAATTATTCCACCGCACGGTGGGCAGATTTTGAAATATAATAAAAGTTGTATTAATAACTTAATTTTATTTTTTTGTTTAGTTAACCGTGCGTTGTGATATTTTTTAAATTTAAAATCCGCTTGGGTGGGTGCTATAATTTCTAATTAGATTTTAAATATAATTAGCATTAAAATCTAATGATACAGCATCAGACTTTAAAGGGCGGGGAATGAGAATGAATTTAATTATATTTAAAATTATTTTCTATATAGTTTTTTACTTCTATTAAATCACTAAATTTTTTGTACGCTAATTCTTTTTCATCTTCCTCAGATAATAAAAGCAAATCAGGAATATAAAATCTTTTTTCTATATTAGCATTCTTGGCAGATAAAAGTCCGTTTTTAGAATCTTCTAATATTATTACATTATTTTTATCAGCATTAAAATAACTGCAGGCATTATTATATAAATGAGGATAAGGCTTAGGAAATTCTGCTTCATCTCCGCAAACTATATAATCAAATTCTTTTTTCAAATTAGTTTTCTCTAAATACAAATCAACTTTTTTTCTTATGCTTGAACTAGCTATAGCTTTTTTTATATTATTATCATTTAAAAACTTTATTAATTCATTGGCTCCCTTTTTTATATTGATGCCATCTTCTCTAACTATATTAAAAGATTCTTCTATTTGGCTTTTAATTATATCATAAAATAATTTTTCATTATTATTTGAAATTTCCATTATTGTATTTTTTATTGTATTTTCATTTGACCCTAATATTTTACTGAAAAACAATTTTTCAACATCTATATTGACATTATAATTTTTAAAAGATTTTTTCCAAGCAGCCAAACTTATAGTTTCAGTATCAAGCAGCAGACCATCCATATCGAATATTACCAAATCTAATTTATTCATATTTTATATTCCTTCAATTCTAAAAAGTAAAATTATTGATTAATTATATAATACAATTTTTTTTAATATTGTGTAGTATATATATAAACAACTATATTTTGTTAAAAATAAAATTATATTTTATATATTGGGCTTTGCACCATACCACACTTCTTTTGCGACCGGAGGAAGTGCCTGTGGTATTGCCACAGGCGAAGCCCGCCTATGGCGAGAAGCAAAAAGGCTACATTTTTGCTTTAATTTAATAAATTATCTTACAAGTAGACAAAATTAGTATTATTTAATACTAATTTTATCATCAACTTTTTTGTGGACTTCGTCAAAGTTGCAAAAAAGACATAAATGTTTTTTCAAAAATAAAAAATTAATACTTCTAACCATTTTCATCACATATTTTTATAGCAGTTTCATTACCATCTCTAGCTAAATATATAATTCTTTGTTTGTACTCTTTTTTAGATGTATCATCTGCTAAATCATAACCTTTAATAAAGTCATTATAAGCTTCTTCTATTAATTTATTATATTCTTCTTTATTTTCTGTGTTATTTGCTAATAATTGTTTTGGTAATACCATATTAAGATAAGCTTGTGCATAGTTAGGATTTAATTCTATAGCTTTATCATAATTTTTAATGGATTCTTTATATTGTTTTAAATCATCTTTAATAACCCTATATTATAATAAGCCATAGTATATTATTTGTGTACTTAGGATATTCTTCATAGTTTTCATCATATCCTTTTAAAATCATCTGTCATTTCTATAATTATATGATGCCACAATTCTTTTGAACGCTGGTATATAAATCTTTTTAAGTATAAGAATTTAGATTTATTTCTAAAGTTTTATTAAAATAAATAATAGCTTCTCATTATAATATAAATTTGATTCATATACACAATATAATTAAAAGCTATTGAATAATTAATATTTTTAATACAATGGATTCATTATAATATTTAATTTATATCTTTATTATTTTCTAAAATATTTAGTGGTAGAGACATATTTTTAAAGTTTTTTACTCTATCTTCTAATGAATATACATGATCTAATAGACCAGGAGCTTCTGCCCAATAATCACAATATTTACAAATCTTTAATTTATCTCTTCCTTTAATCATTAATTTATTTAAATTTTCATAAGTTTTTGAATTCCATATATCTTTTATAGAATTTTTACTAACATCTCCCATAGTCATTTCTCCATAAGTATCGCAGCAACATAATGAAACTTTACCGTCTGGTCTTATAGGAAAATGTACAGCAGGAATAAAACATAAAATAGGTATTGTTTTTAAAGTATCCTGTCTATTTGGGGCATTTCCAGCTCTTGAACTTAATAATTGATCTTCATCTCTCATAAACATTACTGTTTTTTCTTTATATTCTGGGTTTGATAAACAAAAATCATAAATAGTTTTATTTGTATCTTTAAATTTATTATCCTTACTATAATTATTTATCACAATTAAATCTAAATATTTATATACCTCTTTATAAGTATCCAGATTTAGAACGCTTCCATTCGTAGAAATAAATATAAAGGCTTGT encodes:
- a CDS encoding HAD family hydrolase, producing the protein MNKLDLVIFDMDGLLLDTETISLAAWKKSFKNYNVNIDVEKLFFSKILGSNENTIKNTIMEISNNNEKLFYDIIKSQIEESFNIVREDGINIKKGANELIKFLNDNNIKKAIASSSIRKKVDLYLEKTNLKKEFDYIVCGDEAEFPKPYPHLYNNACSYFNADKNNVIILEDSKNGLLSAKNANIEKRFYIPDLLLLSEEDEKELAYKKFSDLIEVKNYIENNFKYN
- a CDS encoding radical SAM/SPASM domain-containing protein; translation: MLYNGINIDEQNKKVINTYKTRKIQTVLIETINRCNGKCSFCPVSVGNEKREYKKMSSELFNKIIDDLVEMEYKEEVHLFFTNEPFLDDRMVEFTKIAKSKLPQAFIFISTNGSVLNLDTYKEVYKYLDLIVINNYSKDNKFKDTNKTIYDFCLSNPEYKEKTVMFMRDEDQLLSSRAGNAPNRQDTLKTIPILCFIPAVHFPIRPDGKVSLCCCDTYGEMTMGDVSKNSIKDIWNSKTYENLNKLMIKGRDKLKICKYCDYWAEAPGLLDHVYSLEDRVKNFKNMSLPLNILENNKDIN
- a CDS encoding DIP1984 family protein, translated to MKLGEALLKKEEYIKKIDNLKKRVKNNVAIKEDNENNEDPNDLIKEYIETNNELSDLMMKISNKENTTRLEIGISISEAINIRDKLSREIDIYKSILKEVNSKDFRTAKNEVKMKVLVNVKDIQNEFDKLSKAFNDIDIMIQSANWNTDL